In Bacillus sp. NP247, one DNA window encodes the following:
- a CDS encoding ABC transporter permease, which produces MSLLDSIKIALSSILAHKLRSALTMLGIIIGVGSIITVVAIGQGGEAMLKSKFAGSGGNNLMPIQFKPDINDEFAIGGFQMPKLTEEDILEVKQVKDVSHVITTNQNSEVLDVNDKKANLNVIGLDNEYFAVNKVKVVKGRTLNESDISHANNVVMISTKTEETLFKDVNPVGQIIEMKGQPMQIIGVYTSDNEFMGFEMEEALIPLTLWPVLYGTDEIQSIAIQSKNVDNLESAGKQAVDVLNSRKPSEIPGKYELVNLKEFQENVSKVTNIMTMIIGGIAGISLVVGGIGVMNIMLVSVTERTREIGVRKALGATRSKILLQFLIEAVMLTLLGGLIGIGLGYGGAYIVSTFAKWPPLVSWEVVVGGVLFSMTLGIIFGLIPANKAAKLDPIEALRYE; this is translated from the coding sequence ATGAGTTTACTAGATAGTATAAAAATTGCCCTATCTTCTATCCTAGCTCATAAACTGCGTTCAGCTCTTACGATGCTCGGTATTATTATCGGTGTTGGTTCTATTATTACCGTCGTTGCAATTGGGCAAGGCGGAGAAGCGATGCTGAAGTCAAAATTCGCAGGTTCTGGTGGTAATAACCTTATGCCAATTCAATTTAAACCAGATATTAATGATGAGTTTGCTATAGGTGGATTTCAAATGCCGAAGTTAACTGAAGAGGATATTTTGGAAGTAAAACAAGTGAAAGATGTTTCACACGTTATTACGACAAACCAGAATTCAGAGGTGCTTGATGTAAATGATAAAAAAGCAAATCTGAATGTTATTGGTCTTGATAATGAATATTTTGCAGTTAATAAAGTAAAGGTCGTAAAGGGACGTACTTTAAATGAATCAGATATTTCTCATGCAAATAACGTTGTGATGATTAGTACAAAAACAGAAGAGACGTTATTTAAGGACGTAAACCCAGTTGGACAAATTATTGAGATGAAGGGGCAGCCAATGCAAATTATTGGTGTGTATACATCTGATAATGAGTTTATGGGCTTTGAAATGGAAGAAGCGCTAATTCCCCTTACTTTATGGCCTGTTTTATACGGAACAGATGAGATTCAAAGTATAGCAATTCAATCTAAAAATGTAGACAATTTAGAATCAGCAGGGAAACAAGCTGTTGATGTATTAAATAGTCGTAAGCCAAGTGAAATTCCAGGTAAATATGAACTGGTGAATTTAAAAGAGTTCCAAGAAAATGTTTCTAAAGTTACTAATATCATGACGATGATCATCGGTGGTATCGCTGGTATTTCATTAGTCGTTGGTGGTATCGGTGTAATGAACATCATGCTCGTATCTGTAACAGAGCGTACACGTGAAATTGGGGTGCGTAAGGCACTTGGAGCAACACGTAGTAAAATTTTATTACAGTTTTTAATTGAAGCAGTTATGTTAACGCTTCTAGGTGGTTTAATCGGAATTGGTCTTGGGTATGGCGGGGCATATATCGTTTCCACATTTGCGAAGTGGCCACCGCTCGTTTCATGGGAAGTTGTCGTTGGAGGCGTGTTGTTCTCTATGACACTAGGTATTATTTTCGGATTAATTCCAGCGAACAAAGCTGCGAAGTTAGATCCGATTGAAGCACTTCGTTATGAGTAG
- a CDS encoding DEAD/DEAH box helicase has protein sequence MIIQTEVTIRLQHVSQGWFLWGEDDSGTLLSVATWKKNAFAWHSTSFYGTFLKEATYEGKQGVMLTNAQAFEYIANKPMNSFANMQMNGPITALTKDASELWDAFVSGSFTPDMKHWSQQPSWKVQNTSIEDNILASLFSAAVNESILQDARSNDGWEDAKRLYEHYDFTKRQLEAALHEEDWLRKIGYIEDDLPFTVGLRLQEPQENFEMWKLETIVTPKRGAHRIYVYESIDSLPKRWHDYEERILETQEGFSKLVPWLKEGDKFREELFETEAWNFLTEASNELLAAGITILLPSWWQNLKATKPRLRVQLKQSTAQTQSFFGMNTLVNFDWRISTDGIDLSEGEFFELVEQNKRLFNLNGQWMRLDPAFIEEVKKLMHRADKYGLEMKDVLQQHLSNTAETEIVEDDSPFTDIEIELDGYYEELFQKLLHIGDIPKVDVPSSLQATLRPYQQHGIEWLLYLRKLGFGALLADDMGLGKSIQTITYLLYAKENNLQTGPALIVAPTSVLGNWQKEFERFAPSLRVQLHYGSNRAKDESFKDFLQSADVILTSYALAQLDEEELSTLCWDAVILDEAQNIKNPHTKQSKAVRNLQANHKIALTGTPMENRLAELWSIFDFINHGYLGSLGQFQRRFVTPIEKDRDEGKIQQVQRFISPFLLRRTKKDQTVALNLPDKQEQKAYCPLTGEQASLYEQLVQDTLQNVEGLSGIERRGFILLMLNKLKQICNHPALYLKEEEPQNIVERSMKTKTVMELIQNIKDQNESCLIFTQYIGMGNMLKSMLEETFGQRVLFLNGSVPKKERDKMIEQFQNGTYDIFILSLKAGGTGLNLTAANHVIHYDRWWNPAVENQATDRAYRIGQKRFVHVHKLITTGTLEEKIDEMLERKQSLNNAVITSDSWMTELSTDELKELLGV, from the coding sequence ATGATCATACAAACTGAAGTAACAATTAGGCTCCAGCACGTTAGTCAAGGTTGGTTCCTTTGGGGAGAAGATGATAGCGGTACGCTCTTATCCGTAGCAACTTGGAAAAAAAACGCATTCGCATGGCACTCTACTTCCTTCTATGGAACGTTTTTAAAAGAAGCAACATATGAGGGAAAACAAGGCGTTATGTTAACGAATGCCCAGGCATTTGAATACATCGCAAATAAACCAATGAATTCATTTGCAAATATGCAAATGAACGGTCCTATTACGGCGCTTACAAAGGACGCAAGTGAATTATGGGACGCTTTCGTCAGCGGCAGTTTCACACCTGACATGAAGCATTGGTCTCAACAGCCATCTTGGAAAGTCCAGAATACCTCAATTGAAGATAACATATTAGCATCTCTTTTCTCTGCCGCTGTGAACGAAAGTATTTTGCAAGATGCTCGCTCAAATGACGGATGGGAAGATGCAAAGAGGCTATATGAACATTACGACTTTACGAAAAGGCAATTGGAAGCAGCACTACATGAAGAAGATTGGCTTCGAAAAATTGGTTATATTGAAGATGATCTTCCATTTACAGTCGGCTTAAGACTACAAGAACCGCAAGAAAACTTTGAAATGTGGAAGCTTGAAACAATCGTTACACCAAAACGTGGTGCGCATCGCATATATGTATATGAAAGTATCGATTCCTTACCAAAACGATGGCACGATTACGAAGAACGTATTCTTGAAACACAAGAGGGATTCAGTAAGCTCGTACCGTGGCTAAAAGAGGGCGACAAGTTCCGAGAAGAACTCTTTGAAACGGAAGCTTGGAACTTCTTAACCGAAGCAAGTAATGAATTACTCGCAGCAGGCATTACAATTTTACTACCATCATGGTGGCAAAATTTAAAAGCAACAAAACCGAGGTTACGCGTTCAGCTGAAGCAAAGTACAGCACAAACACAGTCTTTCTTCGGCATGAATACGCTCGTTAATTTCGACTGGCGCATTTCAACAGACGGAATTGATTTATCAGAAGGCGAATTTTTCGAACTCGTTGAGCAGAACAAACGTCTTTTCAATTTAAATGGCCAATGGATGAGACTTGATCCTGCCTTTATTGAAGAAGTAAAAAAACTAATGCACCGTGCAGATAAATATGGACTAGAAATGAAAGACGTGTTGCAGCAACATTTATCTAATACGGCGGAAACAGAAATTGTAGAAGACGATAGTCCGTTTACCGATATTGAAATCGAACTAGATGGATATTATGAAGAGCTTTTCCAAAAGCTTCTACACATTGGAGATATTCCAAAAGTAGATGTACCATCTTCGCTACAAGCAACACTCCGCCCGTATCAACAACACGGGATTGAATGGTTACTATACTTACGAAAGCTTGGATTTGGAGCATTATTAGCCGATGATATGGGACTCGGAAAAAGTATTCAAACGATAACTTATTTACTATACGCTAAAGAAAACAATCTCCAAACAGGTCCTGCATTAATTGTGGCACCAACATCCGTCCTTGGAAATTGGCAAAAAGAATTTGAGCGTTTCGCACCAAGTTTACGTGTTCAGTTACACTATGGAAGTAACCGAGCTAAGGATGAGTCATTTAAAGATTTTCTTCAATCCGCAGATGTTATATTAACTTCTTATGCATTAGCTCAGCTTGATGAAGAAGAACTTAGTACGTTATGCTGGGACGCTGTTATTTTAGACGAAGCACAAAATATAAAAAACCCACATACGAAACAGTCGAAAGCAGTAAGAAACTTACAAGCAAATCATAAAATTGCTTTGACCGGTACACCGATGGAAAACCGACTTGCTGAGCTTTGGTCTATTTTCGACTTTATCAATCATGGGTATCTCGGAAGTTTAGGACAATTCCAGCGCCGCTTCGTCACACCGATCGAAAAGGACCGCGATGAAGGAAAAATCCAGCAAGTTCAACGATTTATCTCGCCGTTTTTACTGCGTCGTACGAAGAAAGATCAAACAGTCGCATTAAACTTACCAGATAAACAAGAACAGAAAGCCTATTGTCCACTAACTGGAGAACAGGCTTCCTTATATGAACAACTTGTTCAAGATACATTACAAAATGTAGAAGGATTAAGCGGAATTGAGCGCCGCGGCTTTATACTACTAATGCTGAACAAGCTAAAACAAATCTGTAACCATCCAGCACTTTATTTGAAAGAAGAAGAACCACAAAACATCGTCGAGCGTTCTATGAAAACAAAAACAGTAATGGAGCTCATCCAAAATATAAAAGACCAAAATGAAAGTTGCTTAATCTTCACTCAATACATTGGCATGGGGAACATGCTAAAGAGTATGTTAGAAGAAACATTCGGTCAACGCGTACTCTTCTTAAACGGGAGCGTACCGAAGAAAGAACGTGACAAGATGATCGAACAGTTCCAAAACGGAACGTATGACATCTTCATCTTATCGTTAAAGGCTGGCGGAACAGGATTAAACTTAACTGCTGCCAACCATGTCATTCACTATGACCGTTGGTGGAATCCAGCTGTAGAAAACCAAGCAACAGACCGTGCTTATCGCATCGGCCAAAAACGCTTCGTTCACGTTCATAAACTTATTACAACAGGAACACTTGAAGAGAAAATTGATGAAATGTTAGAACGAAAACAATCATTAAATAACGCCGTCATTACAAGCGATAGTTGGATGACCGAACTATCAACCGACGAACTAAAAGAATTACTTGGCGTATAA
- a CDS encoding VanZ family protein, translating into MNRKWLFWIPVLLWMGIIFYSSAQPYKKQDMRSDIEQYINVEFVKEHFSWVSIDYGGGTPVSIANKGVGGFVEFFLRKGAHFMVFFMLGSLTYYAFHRSGYSRKRCFVYALLFVAGYATFDEIHQWFTGDRTPMWQDSLLDTCGGLTGIIISNWFWHRKRS; encoded by the coding sequence ATGAATCGTAAATGGTTATTTTGGATTCCTGTATTACTATGGATGGGGATTATTTTCTATTCTTCAGCACAGCCATATAAAAAACAGGATATGCGCTCGGATATTGAGCAATATATAAACGTTGAATTTGTGAAAGAGCATTTTTCATGGGTATCTATCGATTATGGCGGAGGTACACCTGTTAGTATCGCAAATAAAGGTGTAGGTGGATTTGTTGAGTTTTTCCTTCGTAAAGGTGCTCATTTTATGGTGTTCTTTATGCTCGGTTCATTGACGTATTATGCTTTTCATCGATCGGGTTATTCGAGAAAAAGGTGCTTTGTATACGCCCTCCTTTTCGTTGCGGGGTATGCAACATTTGATGAAATTCATCAATGGTTTACGGGAGACCGTACACCGATGTGGCAAGATTCATTGCTTGATACGTGCGGCGGGTTAACAGGAATTATAATAAGCAATTGGTTTTGGCATAGAAAAAGGAGCTAA
- a CDS encoding SWIM zinc finger domain-containing protein, which produces MLQHSITKDEIMMIANEFVQGLDPQQVADQEHVATARHLYRSGVVYNVDFDGYTLSGTVNAEGSVYSVHIPIRNVTESYCDCFAPTQCEHMLAVLLSAASSFGQVGDVLTLFKNNTKPSLPPIRTARQVLQSSAFEEMDYKSWQTYFENEYESFKKEQARLTYKQMYFLMSLFTDFYTKLERKAPRIVAIHELFKLHAALYCFQKLLEEIQEFEANKLYSYHQPVNVVRLFVDKVESTVRDLKTEAIPEESKPILQETARLIHEVFFSTDAYTQERFFIYRHVWGELLRTEEQLQEEEKRIDTKINPLSKALASSHLLFLNNEDLSAMELLKKQPASVVSLYFYWLEELLSAMEWDRAKDWLSFTYKQVKETIMEQENTVFIQDIVRLFVMMYETYATHTNEQAGLEMILQELLPYSFTNYEQYVLAKKQYHAWTELQLLYGSEVIELLKEPLKDIEKEAPEAALPLYHHAAMEAIEERNRKSYKRAVRYLKKLRMLYKRLKRTDEWDAFIIHIANLYSRLRALQEELRRGKLIDDHTN; this is translated from the coding sequence ATGCTGCAACACTCAATTACGAAAGATGAAATTATGATGATTGCGAATGAGTTCGTTCAAGGGCTTGATCCGCAGCAAGTTGCTGATCAGGAGCACGTCGCTACAGCTCGGCACCTATATCGTAGTGGTGTTGTCTATAACGTTGACTTTGATGGCTATACGCTATCCGGAACTGTAAATGCTGAAGGCAGTGTATATAGCGTTCACATCCCGATTCGTAATGTCACTGAAAGCTATTGCGATTGCTTCGCGCCAACGCAATGTGAGCATATGCTTGCTGTGTTACTATCTGCAGCTTCTAGTTTTGGGCAAGTAGGAGATGTTTTAACTTTATTCAAAAATAATACAAAACCTTCTCTTCCTCCTATTCGAACTGCACGACAAGTATTGCAATCATCAGCTTTTGAAGAAATGGATTATAAAAGTTGGCAAACATACTTTGAAAATGAATATGAATCATTTAAAAAAGAACAAGCGCGGCTCACTTATAAACAAATGTATTTTCTTATGAGTCTTTTTACAGACTTCTATACAAAATTAGAACGGAAAGCTCCGCGCATCGTTGCTATTCATGAGTTATTTAAGTTGCACGCGGCACTTTATTGCTTTCAAAAATTATTAGAAGAAATTCAAGAGTTTGAAGCAAACAAACTATATTCTTATCACCAACCAGTTAACGTCGTTCGCCTATTCGTTGATAAAGTTGAATCTACCGTTAGGGACCTAAAAACAGAGGCGATTCCAGAAGAATCTAAACCGATTTTACAAGAAACAGCGCGGCTCATACATGAAGTATTCTTCTCTACCGATGCCTATACACAAGAGCGATTCTTCATTTATCGTCACGTATGGGGTGAACTGTTAAGAACAGAAGAGCAGCTACAAGAAGAAGAAAAACGAATCGATACTAAAATCAATCCACTTTCCAAAGCATTAGCATCTTCTCATCTGCTCTTTTTAAACAATGAAGATTTATCAGCAATGGAATTACTCAAAAAACAGCCTGCTTCTGTTGTGAGCCTTTACTTCTATTGGTTAGAAGAGTTATTAAGTGCGATGGAGTGGGATCGTGCTAAAGATTGGCTTTCCTTTACTTATAAACAAGTAAAGGAAACGATAATGGAACAAGAGAATACCGTCTTCATACAAGATATCGTTCGATTATTTGTGATGATGTATGAGACATATGCAACGCATACGAATGAACAAGCGGGTTTAGAAATGATTTTGCAAGAACTATTACCGTATAGTTTCACGAACTATGAGCAATACGTACTAGCGAAGAAACAATACCATGCATGGACAGAACTTCAGCTCTTATATGGATCTGAAGTAATCGAACTTTTGAAAGAACCATTGAAAGATATTGAAAAAGAAGCGCCCGAAGCAGCACTCCCTCTTTATCACCATGCCGCAATGGAAGCAATTGAAGAGCGGAATCGCAAATCGTATAAACGTGCCGTTCGTTACTTAAAGAAATTACGTATGCTTTATAAACGACTAAAGCGAACTGATGAATGGGATGCTTTCATTATTCATATCGCTAACTTATATTCACGCCTGCGTGCACTACAAGAAGAATTACGGAGAGGAAAATTAATCGATGATCATACAAACTGA
- a CDS encoding DUF4359 domain-containing protein → MKKKYIIMALAVVLLVYLANSNPGKGEYTDWAAKQFMKRNDVSKKLEEVEKENKEGILGDLASAGKKLANKYVEPQVGLLIEHYTKRNDYIFFSTYTTEFDLGGENYKYVCVGFSNIFIPIEMPKKKDESAK, encoded by the coding sequence ATGAAGAAAAAGTATATTATTATGGCTCTAGCTGTTGTTCTCTTAGTTTATTTAGCAAACAGTAATCCGGGTAAGGGAGAATATACGGATTGGGCAGCAAAACAATTTATGAAGCGTAATGATGTGAGTAAGAAGCTAGAAGAGGTTGAGAAAGAAAACAAAGAGGGTATACTTGGCGACTTAGCATCGGCGGGAAAAAAATTGGCAAATAAGTATGTTGAACCACAAGTTGGATTATTAATTGAGCATTATACAAAGCGAAATGATTATATTTTCTTCTCAACATATACGACAGAGTTTGATTTAGGTGGAGAAAATTATAAGTATGTTTGTGTTGGTTTTTCAAACATCTTTATTCCAATCGAAATGCCGAAGAAAAAAGACGAATCTGCAAAATAA
- a CDS encoding DUF1659 domain-containing protein has product MAVETIVMDLTLRLVLNGGLDKNGKTVFKNKQFKRVKTNADLGKVHEVARALASLQQSSLHVVQLVSTSDLSNL; this is encoded by the coding sequence ATGGCAGTTGAAACAATCGTAATGGATTTAACTTTACGTCTCGTATTAAACGGGGGATTAGACAAAAACGGTAAAACAGTTTTTAAGAACAAGCAATTCAAACGTGTAAAAACAAATGCAGATTTAGGAAAAGTACATGAAGTAGCACGTGCTCTTGCTTCACTACAACAATCATCTCTTCACGTTGTACAACTTGTAAGCACGTCAGATCTTTCTAATCTATAA
- a CDS encoding sigma-70 family RNA polymerase sigma factor: MKPATFADTVVLYEGMIVNQIKRLNIYQDYEEYYQCGLIGLWHAYERYEEEKGSFPAYAVVTVRGYILGRLEKECVVQERYVCTDEYEERFECEDVGTRAKDFMSVLDKKEKHIISERFFTGKNMGEIASEMGMTYYQVRWVYRQALEKMRDSVRG, encoded by the coding sequence GTGAAGCCAGCGACATTTGCAGATACGGTTGTTTTGTATGAAGGTATGATTGTAAATCAAATAAAGAGGTTAAATATTTACCAAGATTATGAAGAGTATTATCAATGTGGTTTAATCGGTCTTTGGCATGCTTATGAAAGGTATGAGGAGGAGAAAGGGAGTTTTCCTGCTTATGCTGTCGTAACAGTACGTGGTTATATATTGGGAAGATTGGAGAAAGAATGTGTAGTGCAAGAGAGGTATGTATGCACCGATGAGTATGAGGAACGATTTGAGTGTGAAGATGTGGGAACGAGAGCGAAGGACTTTATGAGTGTGTTAGATAAGAAGGAGAAGCACATCATTTCAGAGCGATTTTTTACAGGGAAAAATATGGGGGAGATAGCTTCTGAAATGGGGATGACGTACTATCAAGTGAGATGGGTATATCGACAAGCGCTTGAGAAAATGAGGGATAGTGTAAGGGGATAA
- a CDS encoding DUF2922 domain-containing protein — translation MQVLEMIFVKEDGKTVVFSIDNPITPVNEQVVNQVMDTILSSSVFSSIGENTRKKGARLIEKNVSEVQITL, via the coding sequence ATGCAAGTACTCGAAATGATTTTCGTGAAAGAAGATGGAAAAACAGTTGTTTTTTCTATCGATAATCCCATCACACCAGTAAATGAACAAGTCGTAAATCAAGTAATGGATACCATTCTTTCTTCATCTGTATTTTCATCAATTGGTGAAAATACTCGTAAAAAAGGGGCTCGCCTCATAGAAAAAAACGTATCTGAAGTTCAGATCACTCTGTAA
- a CDS encoding DUF3910 family protein, with product MNLQAKVDWVGTPKPYIYKDDITYDAIAIDFSLTSDDNRYKLIVLKSEENTHYKIVQYGIKPGSQKPFPIDIPFEQNMLPIIKQILHDPYVKAVLQESRS from the coding sequence ATGAATTTACAAGCTAAGGTAGACTGGGTCGGTACACCAAAACCGTACATATATAAAGATGATATAACATATGATGCTATCGCAATTGACTTCTCACTCACAAGTGATGACAATCGCTATAAATTAATTGTGCTCAAGTCTGAAGAAAATACACATTACAAAATCGTACAATATGGAATAAAGCCAGGCTCTCAAAAGCCATTTCCTATTGATATTCCATTCGAGCAAAACATGTTACCAATTATAAAACAAATATTACATGATCCATATGTAAAAGCGGTATTACAAGAATCACGCTCTTAA
- a CDS encoding Yip1 family protein yields the protein MEANINTQDVGSKKPSLFGMITSPGVQFERMKTKSPVWGAFFLFAILGTITAAVVAYLALVNTPELAKELKGDSAGMVKGFTLGGGAIFGFLGTIVGLFIVAGFYKVIMMFMSNDTPYMKILSIYLYANIVYYLGGILNAVLGFILGGTGTDKYTSLAPLFDQGTIAYGIGSAFEVFNIWSLILTGLGLHIVAGLSKKQAIILISIFFILTIGFSMLGGMFSGFGK from the coding sequence ATGGAAGCGAATATTAATACGCAAGATGTAGGTTCGAAAAAGCCATCATTATTTGGAATGATTACATCTCCAGGTGTGCAGTTTGAGAGAATGAAAACGAAAAGTCCGGTTTGGGGGGCATTTTTCCTGTTTGCTATACTTGGGACAATCACGGCAGCGGTAGTAGCTTATTTAGCGTTAGTTAATACCCCGGAGTTGGCAAAAGAGCTTAAGGGCGATTCAGCAGGTATGGTTAAAGGGTTTACTCTTGGAGGGGGAGCGATTTTTGGTTTCCTTGGAACAATTGTTGGTTTGTTTATTGTAGCTGGATTTTATAAGGTTATTATGATGTTCATGAGTAATGATACACCGTATATGAAGATATTATCTATTTATTTATATGCAAATATTGTTTATTATCTTGGTGGTATTCTAAATGCAGTGCTAGGTTTTATTCTTGGTGGAACTGGTACTGATAAATATACAAGTTTAGCGCCTTTATTTGATCAGGGAACGATTGCTTATGGTATTGGTTCTGCGTTTGAAGTGTTTAACATTTGGAGCTTGATCTTAACTGGTTTAGGCTTGCATATCGTTGCCGGTTTAAGTAAAAAACAGGCAATAATTTTAATTTCTATATTCTTTATCCTTACAATTGGATTTAGTATGTTAGGCGGTATGTTCTCTGGCTTTGGTAAGTAA
- a CDS encoding ABC transporter ATP-binding protein: MITLNNISKTYYQGKLAVPILHGISLTIQSGEFISIMGPSGSGKSTLMNIIGCLDRPTEGEYMLNDVNILTADESKLALIRNEYIGFVFQHFNLLPRLSAVENVELPLIYGGVKKAERRQRALEALGKVGLSDRVHHLPSELSGGQKQRVAIARSIANNPTFIMADEPTGALDTKSGAQVMDIFTKLNAEGTTIVMVTHEEEVAAYSSRRIVLRDGKITEDRRCAV, translated from the coding sequence ATGATTACGTTAAATAATATTTCTAAAACGTATTATCAAGGGAAGTTGGCAGTGCCAATTTTACATGGTATTAGTTTAACGATTCAAAGCGGTGAGTTTATTTCGATTATGGGACCGTCTGGTTCTGGTAAATCAACGCTTATGAATATTATCGGTTGTTTAGATCGTCCAACAGAGGGCGAATATATGCTGAATGATGTGAATATCTTAACAGCAGACGAGTCAAAACTAGCTTTAATTCGTAATGAATATATCGGCTTTGTATTCCAGCACTTTAATTTATTACCGCGTCTTTCCGCAGTGGAAAACGTTGAACTTCCGCTCATCTATGGTGGGGTGAAGAAAGCAGAGCGTCGTCAAAGAGCTCTTGAAGCGCTGGGGAAAGTTGGATTATCAGATAGAGTACACCATTTACCTAGTGAGTTATCAGGTGGACAGAAGCAACGTGTAGCGATTGCAAGATCGATTGCAAATAATCCAACGTTCATTATGGCCGATGAGCCGACAGGTGCTCTTGATACGAAGTCTGGTGCACAAGTTATGGACATTTTCACGAAGCTAAATGCAGAAGGTACGACAATCGTTATGGTTACGCATGAAGAAGAGGTAGCAGCTTATTCTTCTCGTCGCATCGTATTGCGAGATGGGAAAATTACAGAAGATAGAAGGTGTGCAGTATGA
- a CDS encoding competence protein ComK, whose amino-acid sequence MDNENDIFISSSTMMLEPCKHPYYRTKMIDSSGNPLYSCQTAIQLIKKFCLTHVHSTYQGRRHAVQINFKLKQNVPIPINHREYICVFPTESPSSPNCIWLFYNHIEEIEFSKKTNKANIHFFNGTTITIQIGSHKLQQQFLKAGHVLSRMNIKDSLHSKNLLPHLLP is encoded by the coding sequence ATGGATAATGAAAATGATATTTTTATTTCTAGTTCTACAATGATGCTCGAACCTTGCAAACACCCTTATTACCGGACAAAAATGATCGACAGTAGTGGAAACCCTCTGTACTCTTGCCAAACAGCTATCCAACTCATAAAGAAATTTTGTCTAACACATGTTCATTCTACTTATCAAGGTAGACGTCATGCAGTCCAAATAAACTTTAAGCTCAAACAAAATGTTCCAATTCCGATTAATCATAGAGAATATATTTGTGTTTTCCCAACAGAATCTCCTTCTTCTCCAAACTGCATTTGGTTGTTCTATAACCATATAGAGGAGATAGAGTTTTCAAAAAAAACTAACAAGGCTAACATTCATTTTTTTAACGGAACTACCATAACAATACAAATAGGTTCTCATAAGTTACAGCAACAATTTTTGAAAGCTGGACATGTATTATCCCGAATGAACATAAAAGATTCACTACACTCAAAAAACCTCTTGCCACATTTACTGCCTTAA